The Apium graveolens cultivar Ventura chromosome 10, ASM990537v1, whole genome shotgun sequence nucleotide sequence ggataatatgtattattttattttagtttgatgacattatatcgaccccataaatttcctttcaaatttttattttattatagtcCGGTCCAATAATATAATGCTTAAAGCGagatcaataatatttattattttgttttaacccgATTCTTaaaatccaactaactatatataattttttaatttttatttaaaattggattaatagtataattttgtttagcccgaccaaatgaattttatatattatttttgttttaacaAAAATCGttagacatattataattctgttatgaatatttatctatttataaaaatattttattttaaatattattataattacagTGACCAGACCGACTATCAACCAAATTTTTATTGTTTCATCTTTAATATAATAGCATAGATAGATAGATATAGATAAATATATTACAAATTTATTGTTACtgatatatataaaaatatttgttTGGATCCCAAATACGTGGCTATTCTATAATATGATATAACTATAATTTTTATTCCTATTTTATAATAAGATATATTTATAGTTAtgtaaaaaattaaatttaatattaattataattaaaataattgcACGACCCAAAAAAATCTAGAGGACACAAAATCTTAAACTTGACCCCCGATTTACTCTTAAGGAGTGAATTTGATTCGAAGAAGATGTCATATCGGTAGATAGCTTTGCTTGATTTCGATTGATGCGAATGGCGGTTTAGGGTAGGCATTGAGTGTATTTGGATTAAGAAAAGGTTGCATGAGTTAAAGGAAAGAGGCTTTCTAATATGTAATATTAATGAATTAAATATAAGAAAGTTAAATAACAAATTAAGGATAATAATAAAGTAATTTAACGTATCAATCAAGTTTTTAATGTTTCGTGTGTCGTTTATTATAAGATAGTATAGATGTCCTATTTGACtaataattttgataaatttatattaatctattatgattaatataaaatttataaataaggGCAATCATGTAAATTCAACATGTACCAAAAAACAGGTACTGTATCAAAACtttcaatatttcatcttttatataatagtaatagataTATAAATAGATAGATACATGTcaattcaaataatttttaaaatttctaTTATATAATTGAATACTTGTTAAACAGTAAGAGCATTTTCAATGGTCCATAAGATCCAAATCCGATCCTTTATATTTCGGTTCAGATCGGGTTCGGGTCCAGGTATTAAAAATAAAGATTCAAATCCGATCTATCAATTTTTTCGGGTTTAATTCGAATACTTTAAAAGTAATTACTTAAatataaagaaaattatattattatatatatgttagGTAACACATTTTCTTTCAAtgttaataataaaaaaatggtACTTTATATATTGTCACTAAATGGTTGGTGTAGTGGTCGAGATCTTACTTAGGTAAATGTATGTTAAATTTCTACTCACTCATGTGTGTGCATTTGTTTGACTAAAAAATAGTACTCTATATATTTAGATAATTCAATATAAGCGTAAAacataataaatttaataattgataaTTATCCAACGTCCCTGCTGTGacattaaatttaaatatttgatGCATACAAATCAGGTATTATTGTTATAAAATTATGTAAGATAAGAATATGCTATCAGATTTTTTCAGGTTTCGGATTCGGATCGGGTTTGGAACAGATTTCGGGTCGGGTATCGGTTCGGTATACCTAAGATCCAAATCCAGATCCAAACTGTTTCAAGTCTAAAAATAAGATCCAAATTCGGATCCAAATCAAAAAATCGGGTTTGGGTAAATCCAAAACGGATCGGAACAGGCCGGGTATCCATCGGGTCAGGTAAAATTGTCAACCCTATATCTATGTGGAATCTATGTGGCATGTTGGTggtaatatttaaaaattatgtaaAATTTGAAGTACTCCAATCATGGGTGCCCTTAAAAAAATATAGATAATGACATTTGGTTGACAGTATTTATCGAACCACTAAATCCCTTAGGTATAATTTTTGtatcataattatacataatacCATTGATGTGCTTACCTTTCTCCGTAGCTAAAATTTTATGTAATTCTTAATTTATCATATTGTAACTAACAGTTTCCAATTATAATCGGAGATGTTCTAAGAAAAGAATTGGTGGTGAAATTTTTTATACATAGTTAATGTATTCTCGTGAtagtttatattttatatttatatacgTAGTTAATGTATTCTCGTGATAGTTTACATTTTATATTTACATTTTATTATACTGTCATCTTCATCACATCACTTATAAGTTACAACCGATAATTACAAAAATCCCAAGCCTAAATTTTTAAGAATAGTAAAAATCttaaaaatcaaaagaaaatttGTGAATTTTTTTTGGAATCAAATTGATAATTGACCTAAGAGAAACTAGGTGATTATACCGGTTCAAGAAACATGTTTTGTTATATTTTTACTCTAATATTATAAGTTGAACTCCACATGAGctagttagaaaattaattagAAATTGGTACTCCTGAGTTTTTTATTTCGCACTATCCATTCAAGATCACTAATTATTTGGACGTCTACCCAAgagtaatttatttttaaaaaaataaaaattaaccaTTTATTGCCTACTTTTCTTTATACTAGAGACATAATTTATGACATGTTGCCATATTATAATGAATAGATTTGTGTTTTTAAATCCAACTAACAATTTTAAATTTGAAGTAAAGCCTAATACACAACTCAGAACAATTTCATCCCATCCAAAGGTTCATACTACTTGAATTCAATAGGATTAGAAAGCAAGATGAGTTGAAGTCGGTGTTGCAGTAGTTTGGAAACGACGGCTAAATATAAGAAGTTGACAAACGATAATAAAATTACATTATCTTGAAGTGGACTTAATATGTTGTAAAAATGATGTATAAATACCATGCGCTCCATCAagaataatttaaaaaattatttaggCTAATAAATGTACGTTTGTTAATGAAAGAAAGCAAAATTAGCAGCACAAATGATTCCACACTATTTTTAATAGAAATTAAAGCATAATGAAAGACATCATTCAAAAGTATATCCAATAAAGACCACACTATTGTGAGACTACAGTTTTTGAAGTTGCCTTCACATAAATTATCCCAAAACCTAGTGCTTGAAAATGTAAAAAGTAGTATCTATGCAAGTTTCCCGGGGCAAGTAGAATGAGTCTCTTGCTTAGCGGCTCCACTACCACTTTTATCGGCATCTTTAATGACAAATGAGAGTTTCCTCTTTTTCTTGAAGTTATATCCCGCAACATTATCGTCATCAGCCGGAGAGCCCACCAGAATAACATTAACCTGAACAAAGAGAATAAGGGACATGTAAATGCTGACATATATTTCTTGCAAAGATGTAAATAAGTAGGGAGTAAAATTTTACTCACAGCTGCAAGGCCATTCTTGGTATGAGTAGATTACAATTCTCCCACCGGGGTGTAAACAGTTAACACTCCATAGTCTTGTAAGTCATCAACCAAATTATATTTATCGAGCTTAGTACAGAAGGGCTATTATGGTATTTCTTGATGGAGCGTATGACTCACATATGAACAAAGTTTGTTAGACTAATGAGCTGTTTTTATGCATTttgttatttaatgtttatttggACCTTTTAAGGGTAAGGCTGTAATGATTGAGACAGGATCAGAGACTACTCTTTCCAAATAATGAAAGCAGCTTTCTTCTCTATCTTTTCTCTGTTCTAAATCTTATTGTTCTCTTTTGCACCATCAACTGATCATGGCATATCAGTgttcatggtatcagagctaaggtgCGTGCAACAGGGAATAATGAAATCCTCTCTGTAACCTCTCAATTTCTTAATCTTCTCATCTCCTGAAACCCTTCTTATGTTTCTTCAAGATCTGTAGATCTACTTTCAAAACTCTTCTTAAAACCTTAAGGTTACTGTCTTTCTGCCATCTTCTCTACTATTATGGGCACTCCAGCTCATTTAACGTATCAAGAAATGTTGAACCCTCTCTTCCTACATCCCTCCGACAATGCAACGTCTATTCAAGTGGAAAAGCTGCAAGGCTCAGCTGATTATAGGTCTTGGTCCAGATCCATGGAAATTCATTTAGCCTCGAAAAGAAAACTGGGTTTTGTAACTGGTACAGTACAAAAACCAACCAATGACGACAACAAGGCAGAAATATGGGAGACCTGCAATCATATGGTAATCGCTTGGCTCACCTCTAATGTGTCTTCTACTATATGTCAATCTATAATGTATATGTCAACTGCTTCTGATATTTGGAAAAATCTTGAAAAGCGATTTGCTTTAACAAATAGTTCTAGAAAATACAAGATTAGTAAAGATCTGTATGAAATCAAACAAAATTCATTGACTGTTAATGAGTACTATACCTCTATGAGGTCTCTATGGGAAGAACTGAATGCAATGAACTAGCTTCCTACTGTTAACAACCCATCTGCAGAAGTACATAAATTATTGGATACCATCGAACAACAAAAGGAGGAAGCTAGATTATTCCAATTCCTTAATGGATTGGATGAAGCATACAGTCCCTTGAGGAGCCAAATTCTCATGACTAATCTCTTGCCCACGGTAGAAATGGCTTCTGCATCCATGCAGCAGGAAGAAGCACAAAGGGAATTGTTACAGACCTCTAGAAATAACACTGAATTGATGGCAATGTATAGTAAAACTATGGAGGTCAAAGACAGAACCATGATCTATAGTGCTTGTAAAGTAAGGGGCCACACAAATGACAAGTGCTGGACTATCATTGGCTATCCTCGATGGCATCCAAAATACAGAGGCAATGCCACTCCAATCTTCAACAATAGATCAAGGGCACCTTTTACTGCACAGAACTCTGCAACCAGCACCAGATGGACTG carries:
- the LOC141690479 gene encoding uncharacterized protein LOC141690479, translating into MGTPAHLTYQEMLNPLFLHPSDNATSIQVEKLQGSADYRSWSRSMEIHLASKRKLGFVTGTVQKPTNDDNKAEIWETCNHMVIAWLTSNVSSTICQSIMYMSTASDIWKNLEKRFALTNSSRKYKISKDLYEIKQNSLTVNEYYTSMRSLWEELNAMN